Proteins found in one Stigmatella erecta genomic segment:
- a CDS encoding cupin domain-containing protein gives MRSDGEAPPTLGIGTAARGESCWRPRWDWRRASPDSGAETNTAAESPLEPTVEKVNLESKFSLFSEHWKPKVVGELNGQQVKLAKLSGSFVWHHHEAEDELFLVVKGRLRIELRDRTVALGPGEFLIIPRGVEHRPVAEGEVEVLLFEPSSTLNTGNVRDERTAGTLEHL, from the coding sequence ATGAGAAGCGATGGCGAAGCACCTCCCACGCTGGGCATCGGCACGGCGGCGCGGGGCGAGAGCTGTTGGCGTCCGCGGTGGGACTGGCGCAGGGCCTCCCCGGACAGCGGGGCGGAGACGAACACCGCCGCCGAGAGCCCCCTGGAGCCGACCGTGGAGAAGGTGAACCTGGAGAGCAAGTTCTCCCTCTTCTCCGAGCACTGGAAGCCCAAGGTGGTGGGGGAGCTGAACGGCCAGCAGGTGAAGCTCGCCAAGCTGAGCGGCTCGTTCGTGTGGCACCACCACGAGGCCGAGGACGAGCTGTTCCTGGTGGTGAAGGGCCGCCTGCGCATCGAGCTGCGGGACCGGACGGTGGCGCTGGGGCCCGGCGAGTTCCTCATCATCCCCCGGGGCGTGGAGCACCGGCCCGTGGCGGAGGGCGAGGTGGAGGTGCTGCTCTTCGAGCCGTCCTCCACGCTGAACACCGGCAACGTGCGCGACGAGCGGACGGCCGGCACGCTCGAGCACCTCTGA